One genomic segment of Ipomoea triloba cultivar NCNSP0323 chromosome 9, ASM357664v1 includes these proteins:
- the LOC116029572 gene encoding glycine-rich RNA-binding protein GRP1A-like, which yields MQKLQKQLPKLGLFPVFDGNEYETWRHMMKALLKSHDLWDLVEKGYKAKAFKKDGKKKDALAMMIILLGVDKSVRRCTLNANNSKEAWDAIQNKYQVHVEGEEGDEGSADHRSQSGQGSNGGGGGRARGTGVGGRAGGGLSSHGHAHRGGGNGGDEGDLLHLHYYYNI from the exons ATGCAGAAGTTACAAAAACAGTTGCCGAAATTAG GATTGTTTCCGGTGTTTGACGGGAATGAGTATGAAACCTGGCGCCACATGATGAAGGCTTTGCTTAAATCCCATGATCTCTGGGACTTGGTGGAAAAAGGGTACAAAGCTAAGGCTTTTAAAAAAGATGGGAAGAAAAAGGACGCCCTGGCTATGATGATTATCCTGCTGGGAGTTGACAAATCAGTTCGTCGCTGCACTCTTAATGCAAACAACTCAAAAGAAGCTTGGGATGCAATACAAAACAAATATCAAG TGCATGTAGAAGGCGAAGAAGGAGACGAGGGAAGCGCCGACCATCGATCCCAAAGCGGGCAGGGCAgcaacggcggcggcggcggcagggCCAGGGGCACTGGCGTCGGCGGCAGGGCTGGCGGCGGCCTCAGCAGCCACGGCCACGCCCATAGAGGCGGCGGCAACGGCGGCGACGAAGGC